DNA sequence from the Acidobacteriota bacterium genome:
ATCGTCCTCACCGCCCTGGCGAGCGTCATCGCCTTCCCGGTTCTCGCCCATCCGCCGACACCGCTGCGGGTCGTCGCCCAATTCCTCGATCTCTCCGAAGAACAGGCACAACAGTTAGCCGCTCTGCGCGCCGCCGCGGCGGACGAAATCGCACCCATCGTCCAGGAAATCGCCACCCGCAAGGCAGCCCTACAGCAGATCTTGAGTGGCGAGGATCCGGACCCGCTGGAAGTCGGCGCCCTGGTCGTCTCCATCCACAGTCTCGAACGCCAGGTGCGGATGATCCAGCAGGCCGTCACCGATGAATTCCGTACCCTGCTCGACGACGAGCAGCTCCAGCGCCTCAACGCCGTCGACCGAGCGGAGCCCCTCTGCCGAGTAGCCCCGGCCTTCGAAGCCCTACACCTCATCTAGCCAACCCACCGGGCGGCGCAGCTCATGGAATGATCTAGCGCCATGAACGAGGTTCGACCTTGACCACCGCGCCGTCGACCGGGGCGGCGACCGCAGCCGCCTCCGGCGGCGGAGCGGTCGCCGCCTACACCCTGGAAGACCTGGCACCCCGCCTCGAGGCGCTGCACGAAGCCAGCTTCCACTGGGCGCTGACCTGCGCGAAAGGGGTGCGAGAAGAAGCCGAGGACGTGTTGCAGACGGCGTATCAAAAAGTGGTGGACGGCCGATCGACCTTCGACGGACGGTCCGAGTTCAAGACCTGGCTCTTCGCGATCATCTGGCGAACCGCCGCGGACCGCCGGAGGCGGCGGGCCTGGCGCCGGGCGCTGCTCGGACGCTGGATCGACGACGCACGATCCGAGTCCCGGGAAGCCACCTCACCCCTGCACCGGCTCGAAGCCTCGGAGCGGGCGGAACGGGTGCGGCGAGCCCTGGCCACCTTGAGCGAACGACAGCATCAGGTCCTCGACCTCGTCTTTTACCACGAGCACAGCATCCGCCAAGCCGCCGAAGTCCTCGGCCTTCGGCTGGGCACGGCGCGGGTGCACTACCAACGCGGCAAGGCCGCATTGAGCGAACGCCTGCGGCGGGACGAACGACGGAGCAATTGGAGCCATGTCGACTGAAATGCAGAACGAGGAAAAGATCCGGGCGCTGTTCGAGGAGACCCACGAGTCCCAGGCACCGCCACCGGCTTTCCAGCCCATGTGGCGCCGTGCCCTCGGCGGCCGCGAAACGCAACGGCCGGGGCCACTGCGTTGGTCCCTGCCGGCGGCCCTGGCGGGAGCGCTCACCCTCGCCGTGATCCTGTCAGCGCCATGGAAACCACCCATGCCCAGCGC
Encoded proteins:
- a CDS encoding Spy/CpxP family protein refolding chaperone, whose product is MRHSTSSRLLVGIVLTALASVIAFPVLAHPPTPLRVVAQFLDLSEEQAQQLAALRAAAADEIAPIVQEIATRKAALQQILSGEDPDPLEVGALVVSIHSLERQVRMIQQAVTDEFRTLLDDEQLQRLNAVDRAEPLCRVAPAFEALHLI
- a CDS encoding RNA polymerase sigma factor, with translation MTTAPSTGAATAAASGGGAVAAYTLEDLAPRLEALHEASFHWALTCAKGVREEAEDVLQTAYQKVVDGRSTFDGRSEFKTWLFAIIWRTAADRRRRRAWRRALLGRWIDDARSESREATSPLHRLEASERAERVRRALATLSERQHQVLDLVFYHEHSIRQAAEVLGLRLGTARVHYQRGKAALSERLRRDERRSNWSHVD